From Panicum hallii strain FIL2 chromosome 2, PHallii_v3.1, whole genome shotgun sequence, a single genomic window includes:
- the LOC112882360 gene encoding myb-related protein Hv1-like, with protein MGRSPCCEKAHTNKGAWTKEEDDRLVAYIKAHGEGCWRSLPKAAGLLRCGKSCRLRWINYLRPDLKRGNFTEEEDELIIKLHSLLGNKWSLIAGRLPGRTDNEIKNYWNTHIRRKLLSRGIDPVTHRPINEHASNITISFEAAAAAAARDEKGAVFRLEEPKAAAAAIGRDQNPADWGHGKPLKCPDLNLDLCISPPCQEEPLKPVKREAGLCFSCSLGLPKSAECKCSSFLGLRTAMLDFRSLEMK; from the exons ATGGGGAGGTCGCCGTGCTGCGAGAAGGCGCACACCAACAAGGGCGCGTGGACCAAGGAAGAGGACGACCGACTCGTCGCGTACATCAAGGCGCACGGCGAGGGTTGCTGGCGCTCGCTGCCCAAGGCCGCCGGCCTGCTCCGCTGCGGCAAGAGCTGCcgcctccggtggatcaactACCTCCGGCCCGACCTCAAGCGCGGCAACTtcacggaggaggaggacgagctcatcatcaagctccaCAGCCTCCTCGGCAACAA ATGGTCCCTGATCGCCGGGAGGCTGCCGGGAAGGACGGACAACGAGATCAAGAACTACTGGAACACGCACATCCGGAGGAAGCTGCTAAGCCGGGGGATCGACCCGGTGACCCACCGGCCGATCAACGAGCACGCGTCCAACATAACCATATCGTtcgaggcggcggccgccgccgcggcgcgtgACGAGAAGGGCGCCGTGTTCCGGCTGGAGgagccgaaggcggcggcggcggcgatcggcCGCGACCAGAACCCCGCCGACTGGGGCCACGGGAAGCCGCTCAAGTGCCCGGACCTGAACCTGGACCTCTGCATCAGCCCGCCGTGCCAGGAGGAGCCCCTGAAGCCGGTGAagcgggaggccgggctctgcttCAGCTGCAGCCTGGGGCTCCCCAAGAGCGCGGAGTGCAAGTGCAGCAGCTTCCTGGGGCTCCGGACCGCCATGCTCGACTTCAGAAGCCTCGAGATGAAATGA